The genomic window CACTCACAAGTTCTACTTACCACAAAATACTATTACGTAAACACAATTTAGCCAATTTGTCTGCCATTTTATAACAACAACCACACTTTCTCCACTGTCCAATGTAATATTTCTAATTTCCATCTGAAATCTCTCAGATTGGCTATTACTGTCCTTATTTCTATCAACATTCTGTGATGTTTTTGGGTATGATCTAAGAAGATACAAGCTTTCCCTGTAGCTCTCAGAAAATTCCATTCGGAACTTTCACCAGAATTACCTTCAAAAGTCTCTTCACagcaatgtcattttttttctagcatGTACCTCAAAACTCTTCCAGCCTCTACCTATTATCAGTTCCaaaacctttttcctttttttttttttttggtatttattacAGCATCACCCCATTTTTTGGTACCAACTTCTGCCTTATTTCAGGCTACTCTAGCAGAATATCATAGACTGGTGACTTAAACAATTGACATTtatctctcagttctggaggctgaaactCCAAGATCAGTGTGCCAGCCTGGTTGGTTGGGTTCTTGGTGACAGCCCTCTTTCTGTTTTGCAGACAGCTATGTTCTACCTATACCATCATACTTTGgatagagattctctctctcatctcttcttATGAAGACATTAATGCCATGGATGAGGGCTTCAACCTCATGATCAAATTAGCTCAGAAAGGCCCCAATATATGAATTGAATTAGGGCACAAAAATTTAGTCCAGAGCAGTACATTATTAGGATTGTGTCAAGTCcataaattaaatcaaataattGACACAGTGGTGATATTTATTCTCTATCAAATTTCAtagtatatgttttcatttcttcaagtACTCTTTTGGAATACTTCATCTgtttaaatagattttctttctttgcaggtctttctttcttttctctctctcttttccttccttcctttcaacttTTTCAGATTAAATCTATTGCTATGTACTTAAAATtagtttccattaaaaatgtctttcttggggcacctgggtggctcagttggttaaggctccggcttcggctcaggtcagatctcacgttcgtgggttcgagccccgcgtcgggctctgtgcagacagctagctcggagcctggagcctgctttcggttctgtgtctccttctctctttgcctctctccctctcatgctctgtcactctctgtagcaaaaataaataaaacattttaaaaaaagtctttcttacagtcttttaaatgttttattatttatttagatgagagagagagagagagagagagagagagagagagagagagagagagaatgcacacaaggaaggggcagagaaaagagagaggggagagaatcccaaggaagctctgcgctgccagcacagcacctgatgtggggcttgaacccatgagccatgagatcatgacctacaccgaaaacaagagtcagacacttaactaaatgagccactcATTTTCCTTTGAGTTATTAAAAGGATAAACATgctgaaacatttttattctgaattttactAATACTTATTTTCTGCAGTTTccatttttcataaatttgatCACTAATGTGTGTGATTGCAGATGtgcttttttcctattttttcttaactttcttaattaatgatatattttataaattgtgtaaaaaataaaatcaatcttaatatttaatattattttcttctttcatatcctttatttactttcttaattacatatttttgtgactgcattaaataatatatatatgctacacatagcaatctatagatttaatgtaattcctatcaaaagcattcttcacagaactagagcaaattatccaaaatttgtatggaaacacaaaaatccccaaatagccaaagcaaccttgaaaacaaacaaagctgaaggcatcacaattctggacatCAAGTCCTATTACTAAGCTATACTGATCAAACAgtattgtactggcacaaaaagagacatatagattaatagaacaaaataaaaaacccagaaatgaacctacaactaagtggccaattaatctttgagagagcaggaaagaatagccaatgggaaaaagacagtcttttcaacaaatggtgatgggaaaactggacagcaacatgcaaatgaatgaaactagaccactttcttataccttacataaaaataaattaaaaatgaattaagtgtGAGACCtggaatcataaaaattctagaaaagaataAGGCAGCAACTTTTGACACAGGCCATGGCAACTCTTTACTACATATGTCTCctaagcaagggaaacaaaagcaaaaataaactagtggggcttcatcaaaataaaaaacttctgcattatgaaggaaacaattaacgaaaataaaaggcaacctacagcaTGTACGATGGTAtgtgcaaatgacacatctgatacaGGGCTAGTATactaaatatgtaaagaatttataaaactcaacaccccctaAATgaacaatccaataaaaaatgggcagaagacatgtcttctccaaagaagccatctagatggccaacagatatatcaaaagatgctcaacattgttgaccatcagggaaatgcaaattaaaatgaggtatcacctcacacatgtcacaatggctaaaatcaacaaaagaagaaacaacaggtgctggtgaggatgtggagaaaaaggaaccctcttgcgcTGTGGGAGGGAATGCCAACTGGTATAAACTGTTCACAAAACAATTccacaaacactaaaaaatagaactaccctatcatatagcaattgccctactaggtatttacccaaagaacacaaaaaatactaactcaaaaggATATTTGCACACCTCTGTTTATaccagcattatctacaatagtcaaactacacaaacaacccaagtgtccatggattgATGAATGGTTAtggaagatgtgatacacacacagacacacacaaatatacatataatggaataatattcagccatataaagaatgaaatcttgccatttgcaatgacatggatggaactagagttttatgttaagcaaaataagtcagagaaaaaccaataccataagatttcagtaatatatggaatttaagaaacaaaacaaatgaaaaagtgaaaaagaaaagagagaaagagaggcaaaccaagaaaaagactcaACTCTAGagaactaatggttaccagaggagggTGGGTGACAGAAGGGTGAAACaggtaaggagggcacttgtgatgagcactaggtgatgtatggaattgcttaatcactacattgtacacctgaaactatgtTAACAGTAGAtattaactggaatttgaataaaaatgttaaaaattagacATTATACTGCATATGTATGCAGTATATGTACCTATATACGTATATAGATATTTATACTTCATACATCTGTattatgtttttgtgtgtgtgtgtgtgtgtgtgtgtgttttgatagagagcgagtgagcacacaaaagtgaacaggggaggggatagaatcttaagcaggctccctgcccatCAGGCAGCTGAGATGGAGGTTGATTttacgtgagatcatgacctgagccaaaatcaagagcctgatgctaaaccaactcagccacctgagtgccccatctgcattatgttttaaataagtatattGATCATGAAtttagttttaccttttttttgatatatgaaaattttcaaatgtttattattttcatacattaagataaatattaattcatattcttccattcttttcttttctagattaTAACTTACTCctttctgatttttatattttttaatatttcatttgagaaaaagaTTATATTTGAGACATATCGGCtatcaatattcacaaataataTTGAACTCTAGTTATCTTTGCATTGTACTGTGTTGGTAACATTCTGATATTGATGATATAGGTCATGCATAACTTATGTTTATGTATAAGCTATGGTGTATATAGaattacaatatatttaaagGATATAGTAAATTTCTGGGGCAAATGTATTCACCTTTTCTCCATTTTGGGGGGTAGGACTAAGTACATTCCTGACAATGTTAAATTTTCATTAGCAGTTGGtttgatctttttttctgtttgaaaaattatatccatacagattttaaatttcttttccatttttgagtGTATTTGCTTCAGTGTTAACAAGAACTTCTTTATTGTCTTATCGTTGATTTCTTCCTATTGTTTCCTATTTTGTTTGATTGcaccttctcttttatttatttattttttccataatattttattgtcaaattgttttccatacaacacccagtgctcttcccctcaagtgccctccaccatcaccaccacctgtcttcccccctcccccctcccccccaaccctcagttcattctcagcattcaatagtctctcaagttctgcatccctctctctccacaactctctctccctcctccgttccccctggttctccattaggtctctcttgttttcctgctagacctatgagggcaaacatatggtttctgtccttctctgcctggcttacttcactcagcatgacaccctcaaggcccatccactttcctacgaatggctctcctttatttttaagttaatgttttatctgttattttctcaaagaaacaggttttatatttctattttctgatccACTAATTTTGGCTTTAATCATCCTTAATTCTTTCTGCTTACCTCTATATGTGtatgtttcagtttctttaaaatctaTAGATCTGAATCCCTAATAATGTAGTTTGTCTTTCTAGACAATGTACATTGCTATTACAATTAGTTTTACTTAGTACAGATTCAGCACCATCTTACAGATTAtagtatgtttaactttttattttcttattctattctGCTAAATTACTTTGGATTCACACcatcaaattattttaagagagatattTAAAAGAAGTTTCACATGGTAGTGGCAAATTTTCTTGTATTGACATTGGAGAATACTAGCATTCTAATATTAGTACTAATAATTTCTCATGTAAATTTGCTTCATTGTGATGTGAAACATAGTTATTTTTGTTAGTGTGCATTTAACACTTGAGAATGtgatattctatatattttatggcaaaaattatgatatatattaatttacttttttgcaCTAGTGCTAGGTTATTTTCCAAGACTCCCTTTTTCCATCCCTACCCCAACTCCATTTCACACTGAGGTTCTAGTTTAGCAtttgactggaaaaaaaaaccatgcccCCAAGATGTTTACAAATGTGCAAAATAGAAGATAATATGGTTATCAACTATAGACTGGAAATGTTTCCCTTTTGAGATCCTGAAATTCGGTAAACGGATTTAATGGCATGTGAGACAAAGTGGTTTCCATATGTTAGAGGGCAAGGGATACTAGGTAaacttttactgtattttaagtcTGTACATCTACCAAATTTAGTCAAGTAAAGCATAAGCAAATCAGACTCGTTTCACACAggcatttttttctgtcattaaaGTGATTATGTCTGTATGGACTCCTGGGCTGAGTCCATGAATCCTACCAGAGGAGGGGCTGACACACACTCTGAATTACTCACAGAGCAAACCTTTGTGTGGCAAGGGCTTCTTTGTTTCTCACTGCAACAGGGGTGGCCCAGCTGTCTTCATGAGCAAGCCCTTGGGAATGCTTTGCACAGCCATAGTGGTAGTGACATCCCTTTATTTACCTCTAAATGAGCTAAGGAGGGAACAGGAAAtccttttttaaacatcattttatttcttattttcctcatgtAGACATAATCACAAATAatacatgtttttgttgttgcttactATATATCAGGAATTAAATAACACATTGTTAGTTTAAGCTGAATGACTTTGGTTGAAAAACTTATTTCATCTTCTTGAAATTATGACTACAAAGGTAATGTGCCCCCATGCTACACAAATTCATAAACTAATGTTACTTTAACACAAGTTCCAaagatttcaaagagaaaaacttcGTGGAGTACTAAATTCTTGTGCAAGCTCTTCTCAAGTACATGAACACACATAAGTCCTATTTTCACACATGCCACTTTAAATATCCCAGCTATGTTTCAAGTTCTTTGTCCAGATTCCATTTGGTCATTAGAACAACCCTGTATAATCAATGGTGCTGTACCCAtttctcatataaaaaaaaagttgaggtaCAGAAAATTTAAGTAACTTTCTCCAGATTGCACAGCTGGTAAGAAGCAGTCAAGATTGTTAAGTATTCTTTATCACTAAAACCATTTTATAATCTGCTAATTCTTATTCCACGGTGTCTCTTGAGTTTTATTATCATTGTTCAAAATACTATTTGAATAAAAACAGGCCATTTCACAACATTAGGTAGTATATACTAGaacaaagttttaaaagcttttcaggCTCAAGTTAAAAACCTCTCCTTGATAGCAGCTTAGCTACTATTCAAAGCTCATTTTTTGGTACTGTCAGTACAGTTTTTGCGAGTGACCCatctcatctttttctttggttgtttGGTCATCTGAGCCCTCTTTCCCCTGCATTACTAGGGTGGCCTCAGGGGAGCTAGGATACTTGAATTTTGTTTGGAATCACTCACCCTGCATGACCATAATAGTGAGGCTTCTACAACCTCTTGACTGGTGAATTCTttggataagaaaaataaatatggaagaaatatGACAGAGATACTTACCAATAAAACCAGGAATCATGTAAGAAGGGAGAGGCAGTGTAAAAATATAGGAGACTGAGGCATATTATGAGTAAGGGACTAAGAAATACTGAGTCCACAAGCCAACAGATAAAGCTGCACAGCCCCCACATTCTCTAGGAACTTACTTATGCCCTCTCTGTCCCACCTGGCTGAATAATTCATACTTAAAGATTGCACGTGAGTTTCCACTAGCAATATTCAGCTAGTCCACCTGATCTTGAGCACGCAGGTGAAGAATGAGGCAGCATGGTGCCTGTGTTCTAGAAATACACTGAGTTCCACTTGAagttccattatatatatataatacacacacacacacacacacacacacatatatatgtcataGTTATACGGGCAAGTAATATAACCTCATTTATACCTTATTAGGATTATGAGAAAAATTAGAGTGCAAGTACCTCATAAAGTTGGTCTGAGAATTAAATTAGTAATTTGGAGAGTGGATAGCACATGGCACAAACTGCAAAGGTGCCCTGTCTTTGCTTAATAGTCAGGGCAGTCTGAATCTCCTGGAACTCATGCTTCTGGTATATTTTCACCTGTAAGCCAAGAGGATGATTCGGCAGTTGATGCATACAGCATTTCACACattttacacaaaataaattgtTAGAATTGTGCTGTTCAACTGATATTCTTTCTTTGCTTGTTCAGTTAATGAAAAGATGTATGAAAATTGCCCagtgaaattttctatttttctcctttcaattaTTTGATTACCTGAttgtatattattaaataaatacaaaattgggATAGTTTTATCTGccacataaattataatttaatgtttatataccAAGCATATTTATCTCTAGTAATGTATTTATCCTTAATATCAACTGTATCTCCTATAAAAGCCACAgcattgtttttttcattctattacttttaatgtttctgtattcTTATACTGTAGATGTGTATTTTAAGTAgcatgtaactttatttttattttaatcatgtcTAGTAAtctttgactttgtttttaaaccattttcttttaatctgataGTAAAATTGTGCTATGATATTTCCTTACTACTATTGTATTTAGTTTGTATTCCTTTATACATTTCACTTTATCTTTCCACTCATATTCTGactgatttcaatattttattattctaatttcttttataattttgtcacttGTATGTTGAAAATTTTTGTCAAAAGCCCCTTTTTTAATGTCAAGAGATATTTATTACAGAGAACTGTGTATCTGAGTTCAATATTGATTGTGCTCAGGAATAATGTGTATAAGGAATAATGTGGTTGTGCTAAATTGCATGGGAACACAAATTTGTGTATTTATAATAGATGAGTGAGCTATCAATGCCAGCATAGGAATCAACAATATCCTACTTTGTAAGTTCGTTATCTGTGTCTACTACGTTTGACCACAGCCACTTGAATATCTGTTTTCACTAGATGCTAATCACTGAAGTCTGTGAAAAGGACAGAAATATCATTTACACACTTCACACTCACAACAGCAAATACTATTAGCCTTTGATTTTCAGTTTCCAGCTCTTCAAGATATATGACagtgtatacattttatatatatcttcaaagaaaaaaacttttacacatatttatatgcatatatatataattcttaaatatatactttcaaaTATAAGTAACTTCACATCAAGCTTAACAGGATAAAAACATGTAAACATCTGTACCTGGTTCTGGTCAAGTAAAACACAAAACCACAAGGTAACTACACATTAAAGAGTGCACTTAAAGAGGAATGACGGAAAGAACAGACATGTAAACAACAAATATGAGCAGTTGTACCACAAAGGCCCTGCGAGGGTCCATTTCTTAAGGCTGTAGTAGCAAAAGCTCCTTGTTCAGTTAAGACTTCTCCCTTCACCCTGTCACATTTATTCTTGAGGGACTTCAAAATGAGTGTGGAAATTCTGTAAACACTAGACTAGAACTGAATCAATCCTGTTGAAAACAGAGATGACAAAATAAACCATAAACTATAGTAATAATCATTTCATCAAAGAACTTTAAGGACTTCGTTacattttaccacagtaaaacaGCATAACCCTGAAATGAGGATGGACAAGAAAACAGAGATGAATGCTTTATAAAGATGGCTTTCATAGCCCCTGTAAATGATAGATGCGTCTATAAACAGAAAACAGGCAATAGCGGATGACAGAGCCTTAGCACACTAGACCACATGCCACAGCATAATGCTACAAATTCAAActggaatatttttccagttcataATGAAGCAAGTCCCACTGGtcctctaagaaaaaaaaaggaaaaaaaagctcaTTATTTCCCAgtgaaagaaaatacttaaacaACAGATCAGCCAGCCGAAGCATGATAAGctcttttttactgcttttaaagGGTATCTCGCCCTCTCCCACCTGAGTAGGCTCCAAAAGTTGACTGCAGTGAGCACCGGATGCCTCAGCACCCTGCCTCTGAGGATCCTCTCCTGGGCCCTCAGGGATTGCATGCTTGTAAAAACAGTTCTCTCCAAATGGGCAGCGACCCCTGCCTTCAGCAAAATACCTGCAAGTCTTGTTGCTCATTGCCTCCTTGTACTGCTGAAtaagtttctgtttctcttcctcctcctccacccagaACTCACTGGGAATGACAAAGTTGGAGGTAACCCTGCACTGTGGACAGGACTTGACGATCCTGTTGCCAAACTGTTTGTCAGTCCTCCACCTGCGGATACACTTAAGACAGTAGGTGTGGGTGCAGTTGGAGAGGATGCCAAAACGGCAGTCATTAGGGTTGGCTTTCTCAAAGACAACCTCCATGCAGATTCCACACACTTTGTCCATACTTCGCTGCACTGCAAACGAGAGTTCCATATCCTTCTCGTGTGCTTCAATGCAAGCCTTTGTATGGTCTGCCCTCTGCACAGCATCCTCAGGGTGCAAGACCTGAAGCCCACACATATCGCATATCTCTCCATGGAGATACATACAGCTCTCCCCACGAAAGCACTGCCCCATGGCAGCATCACGGCAAAGCTGCTGACCCCTGCCCACTGCAATATGCTCCCTCTCAGTCGCTGGGCTCTGAGGAGGAGCCCTGGGAACAAAAGGGAACATGCGGCCTCTGTAGGGTTGCCCAGGAACAAACTCAATAGCATTCTCCCAGCCTTCTACACTGGCTCCTCCTGCAGCTTCAAGGCCTGCATTGTCTCTCTCAGTTTCAAAGAGACCCTTTTCAGCAGCCAAGCCAATCACAGGCAAGGAGCATGAAGGCGCAGCAGGGGGGGCTTTAGCCACTTCCTGAGGCAGAGTCTCAGTATGTGCAGAAGCGCTAGGGCCTTGGTCTGCAGAGGCCTGAGGCAGTGAATCATGGCCCTCCCTGGCCAACTGCCGGCCTGAGAGGTCATGTGAGTAGCGACAGTTCTCCCCCTCCTTGCAAAGCCCATGCAGATAATACCTGCAGATGACTTGCTTCGTCCAGCTGCCACCACTCCGGCCCAGCAAGCGActgggcccagcccctccccctgcagcctgggCAGGCCTCAGACGTGACGTACGAAAGGGGGCCGGGCTTGTAGCTGAAAATTGCCGTAAGACTGGGCGAGTTCGGAGACTAGGCCCAGGTGCACCCCCCTCTGCTTCCTCGGCACCTGTAGGTGCCCCAGGCTCCTCAGAGTCTTCAGAGGGAGCTGCAGGCTCTTCCATGGCAGCTGCTGCTCCCCCAGGGGTGCCGGAACTTCCCCTGTGTGCCCTCCTTTGGGCTAGAGGCCCGGAGGGCTGCAGCCGGCTCGGAGACCTGTTTTTCGGAGACGTGTGCatcttttttctgtctcccctgctctcttcctgTGTCTTTGGGTTCCTACTGCCTTCTCTGGGCAGGCGCGGCGGACACTTCCTGTGGGGGCAACGTCAATCCTCTAGCGATGCATTCTGTGCATTCCGTACAGTGTGCACGGTGATTCCGGATCTTCCTTTGTTCTCGCAGCCGCGgctgccccgccccttccccggCCTCTGCCCCTGCTATTCTGCTTGCCAGCTGGCCGATCCCAAAGCTTCTCGCTCGCAGGCTGCGCTGGAGGACGTAATTACGACtgtgagatttttatttaatctcttgCAGTGTTCATTCAGACACCTTGCATTCGATTGCTTTTTCACCCAtgtctgttttaaaaatcataatcctTCCCCCTCCACTAGTTTTTATTCTGGTATATctcacaaataaattataatttttttggttcattccattttatgtctACAtggagcagtgtgtgtgtgtgtgtgtgtgtttcaagtcTTAATGACTGTCACTGTGGGATGCTTTTTGTAGATAGAGCAAGATTTCTTCTGgtctttattttctggaaattcttacAACCTTATATTGGAAATGCTCTTAGTCAGCAAGCCATTAGCAGGGAGTGCTTCTGAGGCGAGGCTACTTTAGTGCCATTCAGATGTCTCCGTTTATTGtgatttccattttcccttcccaCTGTGCAGAAGCTGATGAATTCAAACGATCCTGATGCAGGCATAA from Suricata suricatta isolate VVHF042 chromosome 9, meerkat_22Aug2017_6uvM2_HiC, whole genome shotgun sequence includes these protein-coding regions:
- the MKRN3 gene encoding probable E3 ubiquitin-protein ligase makorin-3; its protein translation is MHTSPKNRSPSRLQPSGPLAQRRAHRGSSGTPGGAAAAMEEPAAPSEDSEEPGAPTGAEEAEGGAPGPSLRTRPVLRQFSATSPAPFRTSRLRPAQAAGGGAGPSRLLGRSGGSWTKQVICRYYLHGLCKEGENCRYSHDLSGRQLAREGHDSLPQASADQGPSASAHTETLPQEVAKAPPAAPSCSLPVIGLAAEKGLFETERDNAGLEAAGGASVEGWENAIEFVPGQPYRGRMFPFVPRAPPQSPATEREHIAVGRGQQLCRDAAMGQCFRGESCMYLHGEICDMCGLQVLHPEDAVQRADHTKACIEAHEKDMELSFAVQRSMDKVCGICMEVVFEKANPNDCRFGILSNCTHTYCLKCIRRWRTDKQFGNRIVKSCPQCRVTSNFVIPSEFWVEEEEEKQKLIQQYKEAMSNKTCRYFAEGRGRCPFGENCFYKHAIPEGPGEDPQRQGAEASGAHCSQLLEPTQVGEGEIPFKSSKKELIMLRLADLLFKYFLSLGNNELFFPFFFLEDQWDLLHYELEKYSSLNL